In Gymnogyps californianus isolate 813 chromosome 29, ASM1813914v2, whole genome shotgun sequence, the following are encoded in one genomic region:
- the CERS2 gene encoding ceramide synthase 2: MFQTLYSYFWWERLWLPANLTWADLEDRDGRVYAKASDLYITLPLAFLFLVVRHLFETYVATPLAGLLNVKEKIRLKATPNAVLEKFYAATTKHPKQADVEMLSKKSGCTVRQVERWFRRRRNQDRPSLLKKFREASWRFTFYLIAFIAGMAVIVDKPWFYDLREVWKGYPIQSMLPSQYWYYMIELSFYWSLLFSIASDVKRKDFKEQIIHHVATIILISFSWFANYIRAGTLIMALHDSSDYLLESAKMFNYAGWRNTCNNIFIVFAAVFIITRLVILPFWIMHCTVVYPLDLYPAFFGYYFFNFMMVVLQSLHIFWAYLIIRMAQKFITGKVVEDERSDREETDNSEEEEEAAKNGPLSNGHPVLNNNHRKTD, translated from the exons atgtTTCAGACCTTGTACAGCTATTTTTGGTGGGAACGGCTCTGGCTCCCGGCAAACCTCACCTGGGCCGACCTGGAGGACCGGGATGGGCGAGTCTATGCCAAAGCCTCCGATCTCTACATCACCCTGCCCTTGGCCTTCCTCTTCCTCGTCGTCCGGCACCTCTTTGAGAC GTACGTGGCCACCCCACTGGCCGGGCTACTGAACGTCaaggagaagatcaggttaAAAGCCACCCCCAATGCCGTGCTGGAGAAGTTCTACGCTGCCACCACCAAACACCCCAAGCAG gCCGACGTGGAGATGCTCTCGAAGAAGAGCGGCTGCACGGTGCGGCAGGTGGAGCGCTGGTTTCGCCGCCGCCGCAACCAAGACCGGCCCAGCCTGCTCAAGAAGTTCAGGGAGGCCAG TTGGCGATTCACGTTTTACCTTATTGCTTTCATTGCTGGCATGGCTGTCATAGTGGAT AAACCCTGGTTCTACGACCTCCGGGAGGTGTGGAAGGGATACCCCATCCAG AGCATGCTGCCCTCCCAGTACTGGTACTACATGATCGAGCTCTCCTTCTACTGGTCCCTGCTCTTCAGCATCGCCTCTGACGTCAAGCGCAAG GACTTCAAAGAGCAAATCATCCACCACGTCGCCACCATCATCCTCATCAGCTTCTCCTGGTTCGCCAACTACATCCGTGCGGGGACGCTCATCATGGCCCTGCACGACTCGTCGGACTACCTGCTGGAG TCCGCCAAGATGTTTAACTACGCTGGCTGGAGAAACACCTGCAACAACATCTTCATCGTCTTCGCCGCCGTCTTCATCATCACCCGCCTGGTCATCCTGCCCTTTTG GATCATGCACTGCACGGTGGTTTATCCGCTGGATCTCTACCCTGCCTTCTTCGGCTACTACTTCTTCAACTTCATGATGGTGGTGCTGCAGTCGCTGCACATCTTCTGGGCCTACCTCATCATCCGCATGGCCCAGAAGTTCATAACTGGAAAG GTGGTGGAGGACGAGAGGAGCGACCGTGAAGAGACGGATAActcggaggaggaggaggaggcggcgaAGAACGGGCCCCTCTCCAACGGCCACCCCGTCCTCAACAACAACCACCGCAAAACCGACTGA